One Tolypothrix bouteillei VB521301 DNA window includes the following coding sequences:
- the lgt gene encoding prolipoprotein diacylglyceryl transferase: MIPDFFTLPLAFQFTSPGPILVKIGPLVIRWYGFLIASAVLIGVSLSQYLAKRRDVNPDLLSDLSIWLVLGAIPAARLYYVLFEWSEYAQHPERIIAIWQGGIAIHGAIIGGVIAALIFAKLKRVPFWQLADLVAPSLILGQAIGRWGNFFNSEAFGSPTNLPWKLYIPAERRPPELAEFKYFHPTFLYESLWDLAVFALLITLFFRSLSGKPSLKIGTLSLVYLAGYSLGRFWIEGLRTDSLMFGPLRIAQIVSLLGIIFGLAGLAWLYIAKRRLPDVVTPDL; encoded by the coding sequence ATGATACCGGACTTTTTCACTTTACCCTTGGCATTTCAATTTACTTCACCAGGCCCCATTCTAGTAAAGATAGGACCACTGGTTATCCGTTGGTATGGCTTTTTGATTGCTTCAGCCGTTTTGATTGGCGTTAGCCTTTCTCAGTACTTGGCAAAGCGTCGCGATGTCAATCCCGATTTGCTTAGCGATTTATCAATCTGGTTGGTACTTGGGGCAATTCCTGCCGCAAGATTATACTACGTTTTGTTCGAGTGGTCGGAGTACGCTCAGCATCCAGAACGCATCATTGCCATTTGGCAAGGGGGTATTGCCATTCATGGAGCCATTATTGGTGGTGTCATAGCAGCGTTAATCTTTGCCAAACTCAAGCGAGTACCTTTTTGGCAATTAGCAGATTTAGTTGCTCCTTCATTGATTCTCGGTCAGGCCATTGGACGTTGGGGAAATTTCTTTAACTCAGAAGCTTTTGGCAGCCCTACCAATCTGCCTTGGAAACTCTACATTCCAGCAGAACGCCGTCCTCCAGAATTAGCCGAATTTAAATACTTCCATCCTACCTTCTTATATGAATCTTTATGGGATTTAGCAGTATTCGCTTTACTGATAACATTGTTTTTTCGGAGTTTATCAGGCAAACCTTCTCTAAAAATCGGTACGCTATCTTTGGTTTATTTAGCAGGATATAGTTTGGGGCGTTTTTGGATAGAAGGTCTTCGGACGGATAGTTTGATGTTCGGTCCATTGCGAATCGCACAAATCGTCAGTCTGCTTGGAATTATTTTTGGGTTAGCTGGGTTAGCTTGGCTTTACATAGCTAAACGGCGTCTACCAGATGTCGTTACGCCTGACCTGTGA